From the genome of Leptotrichia hongkongensis, one region includes:
- the rapZ gene encoding RNase adapter RapZ — translation MDKAKKELVIITGMSGAGKSEAMNFFEDREYFCIDNFPINLFQYLNEIFISSEKRNRVAIAIDVRNQEFIEQLTKQLEILDKEEILHTMIYLDARTDVLLSRYELSRRKHPLNLYDTLLANIKAERKIIKDFMVKADLVIDTSTLSVKELQEILEKEFSGQRKKISINLTSFGFKYGIPLDLHLMFDLRFLPNPYYIDNLKNKTGNHKEVQDYVMGLPESQEFYKKLLDMLLYLIPKYEKEGKSHLRIGIGCSGGQHRSATFVNKLYDDLSQRMDYHIGKFHREVGEKKEI, via the coding sequence ATGGATAAAGCAAAAAAAGAGCTGGTTATAATAACTGGAATGAGTGGGGCTGGAAAATCTGAGGCAATGAATTTTTTTGAGGACAGGGAATACTTTTGCATTGACAATTTTCCTATTAATTTATTTCAGTATTTGAATGAGATATTTATTAGCAGCGAGAAGAGAAATCGGGTTGCAATAGCGATAGATGTTAGAAATCAGGAGTTTATAGAACAATTGACAAAACAGCTCGAAATACTGGATAAAGAGGAAATCTTGCATACTATGATTTATCTGGATGCAAGAACAGATGTTCTTTTGAGCAGATATGAACTTTCCAGAAGAAAACATCCTCTAAATCTATATGATACATTACTTGCAAATATAAAAGCGGAACGTAAAATTATAAAAGATTTTATGGTAAAAGCAGATTTAGTGATTGATACAAGTACGTTATCGGTAAAGGAGCTTCAGGAAATTTTAGAAAAGGAATTTTCAGGTCAAAGAAAAAAAATAAGCATCAATTTAACATCTTTTGGCTTTAAATATGGAATTCCACTAGATTTACATTTAATGTTTGATTTACGGTTTTTACCAAATCCTTACTACATTGATAACTTAAAAAATAAAACTGGAAATCATAAGGAAGTTCAGGATTATGTAATGGGACTGCCAGAAAGCCAAGAATTTTACAAAAAGCTGTTAGATATGCTTTTGTATCTGATTCCAAAATATGAAAAAGAAGGGAAATCACATTTGCGTATAGGAATTGGATGTTCAGGAGGACAGCATCGTTCAGCTACCTTCGTGAATAAACTTTATGATGACCTTTCACAAAGGATGGATTATCATATTGGAAAATTTCACAGGGAAGTGGGAGAGAAAAAAGAAATTTAA
- a CDS encoding FGGY-family carbohydrate kinase, whose protein sequence is MKYFLSIDYGGTNTKAIIFDENGNEIGVSSFHTMRKEVKPDYREVDLKETSEAIYDSIKKVLKKSNLTGRDISAVACVGHGKGLYVLDKNHKEFMNGILSTDGRAGELANKFENKIKKIWNKTRQHVFGVQNPVLLRWLKENEPKAYNNIGAILSAKDYVRFKLTGKVNQEYGDASGNHWINFETGAYDDEILEFFEIPEMKEALPPLVDYNEIVGGVTKEVAEITGLLEGTPVVGGLFDIDACAIGSGVLDSSTFSVIAGTWNINTYPSKTPASYESGQMNSYFPNRDFLVEESSPTSAGNLDIILNMLMSEEMSSLKETESIYIGLEAFLKDTTASYSKVIFLPFLYGSNTRTEAPSCFLGLTATTTKLEMVRSVYEGIVFSHKQHLDKLEKNLGKRPDVIRISGGGTNSKQWCQIFSDILNIPVETLEGSELGGLGGAIASQQAIEKTSLEDTIKKMVRIKDRYEPVEEEHKKYIKKYEVYQEILKSMDTTFHSLKKLNEEL, encoded by the coding sequence ATGAAATATTTTTTGAGTATAGATTATGGGGGAACAAACACAAAAGCTATTATTTTTGATGAGAATGGAAATGAAATTGGTGTCTCTTCTTTTCATACGATGAGAAAAGAAGTAAAACCAGATTACAGGGAAGTTGATTTAAAAGAAACTTCAGAAGCTATTTATGATTCGATAAAAAAAGTTCTAAAAAAATCAAATCTAACTGGAAGAGATATCAGTGCAGTCGCTTGTGTTGGTCACGGGAAAGGACTTTATGTACTAGATAAAAATCACAAGGAATTTATGAACGGAATTTTATCAACAGATGGAAGAGCGGGAGAATTAGCTAATAAATTTGAAAATAAAATAAAAAAAATATGGAATAAGACAAGACAGCATGTTTTTGGCGTTCAAAATCCGGTATTGTTACGTTGGTTAAAAGAAAACGAACCTAAAGCTTATAATAATATAGGAGCAATTTTATCTGCAAAGGATTATGTTCGTTTTAAACTAACTGGAAAAGTAAATCAGGAATATGGAGATGCTTCGGGAAATCATTGGATTAATTTTGAAACAGGAGCCTATGATGATGAAATTTTAGAATTTTTTGAAATTCCTGAAATGAAAGAAGCACTGCCGCCATTAGTTGATTATAATGAAATTGTCGGAGGAGTTACAAAAGAGGTTGCTGAAATTACAGGGCTTTTAGAAGGAACTCCTGTTGTAGGTGGATTGTTTGATATTGATGCTTGTGCAATAGGTTCTGGGGTTTTAGACAGCTCTACATTTAGTGTTATTGCAGGAACTTGGAATATAAATACTTATCCATCGAAAACACCTGCATCATATGAAAGCGGTCAAATGAACTCGTATTTTCCAAATCGAGATTTTTTAGTAGAAGAATCGAGTCCAACTTCTGCTGGAAATCTAGATATTATTTTAAATATGCTGATGTCTGAAGAAATGTCCAGCCTAAAAGAAACAGAAAGTATTTATATTGGACTTGAAGCATTTTTAAAAGATACCACGGCTTCTTATAGCAAAGTTATATTTTTGCCATTCTTGTATGGAAGTAACACCCGTACTGAGGCACCATCATGTTTCTTGGGACTTACAGCGACAACTACAAAATTAGAAATGGTTCGTTCTGTTTATGAAGGAATTGTATTTTCTCATAAACAGCACTTGGATAAACTGGAAAAAAATTTAGGTAAAAGGCCAGATGTAATTCGTATTTCAGGAGGTGGAACTAATTCAAAACAATGGTGTCAAATTTTTTCTGATATTTTAAATATTCCTGTTGAAACTTTAGAAGGAAGTGAGTTAGGTGGACTTGGCGGAGCGATTGCAAGTCAGCAGGCAATAGAAAAAACTTCGTTAGAAGACACCATAAAAAAGATGGTTAGAATAAAAGACAGATACGAGCCTGTTGAAGAAGAACATAAAAAATATATAAAAAAATATGAAGTATATCAGGAAATCCTAAAAAGTATGGATACAACTTTTCATAGTTTAAAAAAATTAAATGAAGAATTATAA
- a CDS encoding amidohydrolase family protein, whose protein sequence is MKKIDAHAHIVKAVAGFNKKGRMTPLGNGKVIWDDGDVTQLFPEGYGDTEFTAESFLKLLDENGIEKSVLLQGHLHGYQNYYTYLTIKKYPERFIGAFSVDPYAKEALEITKRYVEVLGFRAIKFEISEDGGIHGYRNTNPFRLDTDPFVTRLFNYLADYPGFVVTVDYGNWDQISHQPQAIANLAKLYPNIDFVVCHLSFPHAATPERVRADLNMWKEYPNIYTDLSAIQDIDSPEDYPFPNSYKNVTIAKEILGAKRLIWGTDSPWSATFNTYNELATWLENVDIFTKEELEDVFYNNAQKVYFKPEAVKAIKESVDPATEGIDINI, encoded by the coding sequence ATGAAAAAAATAGATGCACACGCACATATTGTAAAAGCAGTTGCTGGATTCAATAAAAAAGGGAGAATGACTCCGCTTGGAAATGGAAAAGTAATATGGGATGATGGAGATGTAACTCAATTATTTCCTGAAGGTTATGGAGACACAGAATTTACAGCAGAATCATTTTTAAAGTTGCTGGATGAAAATGGTATTGAAAAATCTGTACTTTTACAAGGACATTTACATGGATATCAAAATTATTACACTTATCTTACAATAAAAAAATACCCAGAAAGATTTATAGGAGCTTTTTCAGTAGATCCTTATGCTAAGGAAGCGCTTGAAATTACTAAAAGATATGTAGAAGTTTTAGGGTTTAGAGCAATAAAATTTGAAATAAGTGAAGATGGAGGAATTCATGGATATAGAAATACAAATCCATTTAGACTAGATACAGATCCGTTTGTAACAAGATTATTTAATTATTTGGCAGATTATCCTGGATTTGTTGTTACAGTAGATTATGGTAATTGGGATCAAATAAGCCATCAGCCACAAGCGATTGCAAATCTTGCAAAACTTTATCCTAATATTGATTTTGTAGTTTGCCATTTATCATTCCCACATGCAGCAACTCCTGAAAGAGTGAGAGCAGATCTTAATATGTGGAAGGAATATCCTAATATTTATACTGATTTATCGGCTATTCAAGATATAGATAGCCCTGAAGATTATCCATTTCCAAATTCGTACAAAAATGTAACTATTGCAAAAGAAATTTTGGGAGCAAAACGACTTATTTGGGGGACAGATTCTCCTTGGTCTGCAACATTTAACACTTATAATGAATTAGCAACTTGGCTTGAAAATGTAGATATTTTTACAAAAGAAGAATTAGAGGATGTTTTCTATAATAATGCTCAGAAAGTATATTTTAAACCTGAAGCAGTAAAAGCTATAAAAGAATCTGTTGATCCTGCAACAGAAGGAATAGATATAAATATTTAA